In a genomic window of Papilio machaon chromosome 4, ilPapMach1.1, whole genome shotgun sequence:
- the LOC106720371 gene encoding C-type mannose receptor 2 isoform X2, translating into MHADYLFILLFLISVLYVDGHQQNNFFRNDYKYIEETRSFYKIHTMYRSWEKAKIKCSLEGASLFYAEDENEVDIVLAHLNNTQPTFGSVYVGISSHLAKGVFKTVDVRDVYNVWGPGEPNDNNGEENCVILRSDGTLNDEKCSNRFPFICKKTLQSLKWNGECNTPYLDYKYNVDLARCYKFHLHPLTWRDAVEACDAELAYLTIINSQQEAAHLVNITASAPKDEVHGSYLRGAVHLGFNYDKIKQDWRTFTGDTLKEAGYAAWGGGQPDGGENERCGSMFYDGSLNDIGCDTHRCFFICEKENETPSLVDDKINEV; encoded by the exons ATGCATGCAGACTATTTGTTtatcttattgtttttaatttccgtCCTTTATGTgg atGGACAtcagcaaaataatttttttcgaaatgaTTACAAGTATATAGAAGAAACGAGAAGCTTCTACAAAATACATACGATGTACAGGTCATGGGagaaagcaaaaataaaatgttcgcTCGAAGGCGCAAGTTTATTCTATGCCGAAGATGAGAATGAAGTAGACATTGTACTTGCTCATTTGAATAACACACAGCCTACTTTCGGATCGGTTTACGTAGGAATATCATCGCATCTTGCTAAAGGAGTATTCAAGACTGTTGACG TTAGAGATGTTTACAACGTGTGGGGTCCTGGTGAACCGAATGATAACAATGGTGAAGAAAACTGCGTTATACTGCGCAGTGATGGAACACTGAATGATGAGAAATGTTCCAATAGGTTTCCgtttatttgtaagaaaactTTGCAGTCCCTGAAATGGAACGGAGAATGCAACACGCCTTATTTAG ATTACAAATATAACGTAGATCTGGCCAGATGTTACAAGTTCCACTTGCACCCGCTGACGTGGAGAGACGCAGTAGAGGCGTGCGATGCTGAGTTGGCGTACCTGACCATCATCAACTCGCAACAAGAGGCGGCCCACCTCGTTAACATCACTGCGAGCGCGCCCAAAGACGAAGTACACGGGTCGTATTTACGAGGCGCTGTGCATTTGGGCTTCAactatgataaaattaaacaggATTGGAGAACATTTACAG gTGATACATTGAAGGAGGCTGGCTACGCGGCGTGGGGTGGCGGCCAGCCCGACGGCGGAGAGAACGAGAGATGTGGCTCAATGTTCTATGATGGATCTCTGAACGACATCGGCTGCGATACTCATAGATGTTTTTTCATAtgtgaaaaagaaaatgaaaccCCAAGTTTGGTTGATGATAAAATCAACGAAGTGTAA
- the LOC106720265 gene encoding macrophage mannose receptor 1-like: MTSFKCVVTFCICFIFTNVFSQTDKNFFRDDYKFIEDSHSFYKIHITTRTWKEARKRCELEGASLFYPEDVEEVESVITFWNKTQSFNTVYIGISDLMANEVYITVDGVSIKDVYNNWAQGEPNNSDGNEHCLTMTLNGTLNDDRCDKKYPFICKQNQASIKWNDFCNVPDLEYRFSDETSRCYKLHSYPATWSEAALVCDIEQSYLAVINSEIEAQHLAMLTGDAFSTNDITSNLCSSIALGFNNKSKTGWETILGENIERSGYNQWAENEPDNGKGDKECGAMDYNGSLTSISCDAQCYFICEHENKLLGYVDDRFSD; this comes from the exons ATGACAAGTTTTAAATGTGTTGTGACATtttgcatttgttttatatttacaaatgtattca GTcaaacagataaaaatttcTTTCGAGATGATTACAAATTTATAGAAGATAGCcacagtttttataaaatccacATTACAACTAGAACATGGAAAGAAGCAAGAAAAAGATGTGAATTAGAAGGAGCAAGTCTTTTCTACCCTGAAGATGTTGAGGAGGTTGAATCAGTTATTACTTTCTGGAATAAAACGCAATCGTTCAATACTGTATACATTGGCATTTCGGATTTAATGGCCAACGAAGTCTATATCACTGTAGATG GAGTTTCAATAAAGGATGTTTACAATAACTGGGCTCAAGGCGAGCCCAACAACAGTGATGGTAACGAACACTGCTTGACTATGACTCTCAACGGTACACTCAACGACGATAGATGTGACAAAAAATACCCCTTTATATGTAAACAAAACCAAGCCTCTATCAAATGGAATGATTTTTGTAACGTACCCGATTTAG AATACCGATTTAGTGATGAGACATCCCGCTGCTATAAGCTTCACTCGTATCCCGCAACTTGGAGCGAAGCGGCGCTAGTGTGCGATATCGAGCAATCGTACCTGGCTGTAATAAATAGCGAAATAGAAGCACAACATTTAGCAATGTTAACTGGCGATGCATTCAGTACCAATGACATTACTTCCAATTTGTGTAGTTCCATCGCTTTAGGATTTAATAACAAGAGCAAAACAGGCTGGGAAACAATATTAG GCGAAAACATAGAAAGGAGCGGATACAATCAATGGGCAGAAAATGAACCTGATAATGGAAAAGGGGATAAGGAGTGCGGTGCTATGGACTACAATGGCTCTCTGACTAGCATCAGCTGTGATGcacaatgttattttatctgtGAACATGAGAACAAGTTGCTTGGTTACGTGGATGATCGGTTTAGCGATTAG
- the LOC106720370 gene encoding C-type mannose receptor 2 isoform X1 → MMTLGCESAFSHSNNTVRRSRTLTLPANAPDMALVKYLYILLFIKSVLQFTYGQPQIKHFRDDYKYLEGTSSFYKIHTIQKTWEHAKKRCALEGATLFYPEDQNEVDVVLAYLQDTQPKFAWVYVGISSKLAKGVFTTVDGVAIRNIYNKWGHGEPNDANGEEDCVILRKDGSYNDEKCSNKFPFICKKTLQSLKWNEECNTPYLDYSYNVDLGRCYKFHLHPLTWRQAVEACDAEQAYLAIVNSQQEADHLVNITASAPKDKVQGGYLRGAVHLGFNYDTTEDDWRTTTGETLERAGYAAWGNHQPDGGENERCGSMFYNGHLNDIACEAHRCFFICEKENELLSLFDDRFGT, encoded by the exons ATGATGACGCTCGGTTGTGAATCTGCATTTTCTCATTCGAATAACACAGTCCGTCGCTCGCGCACGCTCACATTGCCAGCAAACGCACCTGACATGGCACTCGTAAAATACTTATACatcttattgtttataaaatcagtGCTTCAATTCACGT atggaCAACcgcaaattaaacattttagagATGATTACAAATATTTGGAGGGGACGAgcagtttttacaaaatacacaCGATACAAAAGACGTGGGAGCATGCGAAGAAGAGATGCGCTCTAGAAGGTGCGACACTCTTCTATCCTGAAGACCAAAACGAGGTGGATGTGGTCCTCGCCTACTTGCAAGATACACAACCAAAGTTCGCATGGGTGTACGTTGGAATTTCATCGAAACTTGCAAAAGGAGTCTTCACTACTGTAGACG GAGTCGccattagaaatatttacaacaaatgGGGTCACGGGGAACCGAATGATGCTAACGGTGAAGAGGACTGCGTGATATTAAGAAAAGATGGCAGTTACAATGACGAGAAATGCTCCAATAAGTTTCCATTTATTTGCAAAAAGACTCTGCAATCACTGAAATGGAACGAAGAGTGCAACACTCCTTATTTAG ATTACAGTTACAACGTGGATCTGGGAAGATGCTACAAGTTCCACTTGCACCCGTTGACGTGGCGACAGGCGGTGGAGGCATGCGACGCAGAGCAGGCGTACTTAGCCATCGTTAACTCGCAGCAGGAGGCGGACCATCTCGTTAACATCACTGCCAGCGCGCCCAAGGACAAAGTACAAGGCGGGTACTTACGCGGCGCCGTGCATTTGGGCTTCAACTATGACACTACTGAGGATGATTGGAGGACAACGACAG GTGAGACATTGGAGCGGGCGGGGTACGCGGCGTGGGGCAACCACCAGCCCGACGGCGGGGAGAACGAACGCTGCGgctctatgttctacaacggACACCTCAACGACATAGCCTGCGAAGCGCACAGATGTTTCTTTATATgcgaaaaagaaaatgaactTCTTAGCTTGTTTGATGATAGATTTGGAacataa
- the LOC106720370 gene encoding C-type mannose receptor 2 isoform X3: MAETVYYLFILLFIKSVLQATDGQKQEKHFRDDYTYLEETNSFYKIHMMPRSWENAKKRCLLEGATLFFPELSIEADVVLDHLKKTLSLSASIHVGISSLLTKGVFITVSGDALRDVYNAWAPGEPNNYKDEEDCVVMRSDGKLMDAKCANKLPFICKKTKIEMDRKWNEECNSPYLDYEYNEDLGRCYKFHLYPRSWKDAVETCDAEQAYLAIINSQLEAEHLVNITANAPKDKIKGKYKRGIVHLGFIYDKTIGDWKTIMGETLEQAGYAEWGNNQPDGGVNMNCGSMFYNGQLNDVSCEVYRFFFICERENIFRSILNNK; encoded by the exons atggcTGAAACagtctattatttatttattttattgtttataaagtcAGTGTTGCAAGCCACTG ATGGACAAAAACaggaaaaacattttagagaCGATTATACATATTTGGAAGAAACGAATAgcttttacaaaatacacatGATGCCAAGATCATGGGAAAATGCAAAGAAAagatgtttgcttgaaggcGCGACTCTCTTTTTTCCTGAACTTAGTATCGAGGCTGACGTTGTTCttgatcatttaaaaaaaacactgtctTTGTCTGCTTCAATACATGTCGGGATATCATCGTTACTAACAAAAGGAGTATTCATCACAGTAAGCG gAGATGCATTACGAGACGTATACAATGCTTGGGCTCCCGGTGAACCAAACAACTACAAGGACGAAGAAGACTGCGTGGTAATGCGCAGCGATGGCAAGCTCATGGATGCTAAATGTGCCAACAAACTTccttttatttgcaaaaagACTAAAATAGAAATGGATAGGAAATGGAATGAAGAATGTAACAGTCCATATTTGG ATTACGAATATAATGAAGATTTGGGCAGATGTTACAAGTTCCACTTGTACCCGAGGAGCTGGAAAGACGCCGTAGAGACGTGCGACGCTGAGCAAGCATACCTAGCCATCATCAACTCGCAGCTAGAGGCGGAACATCTCGTCAACATCACTGCTAACGCACCCAAAGACAAAATAAAGGGAAAATATAAACGTGGAATCGTGcatttaggttttatttacGATAAAACTATAGGGGACTGGAAAACAATTATGg GCGAGACATTGGAGCAGGCGGGGTATGCGGAGTGGGGCAACAACCAGCCTGACGGCGGCGTGAACATGAACTGCGGCTCCATGTTCTACAATGGTCAACTTAATGACGTCAGCTGTGAAGTTTAcagatttttctttatatgtgAAAGAGAAAACATATTTCGCAGTATATTGAATAACAAATAG
- the LOC106720370 gene encoding C-type mannose receptor 2 isoform X2 codes for MMTLGCESAFSHSNNTVRRSRTLTLPANAPDMALVKYLYILLFIKSVLQFTYGQPQIKHFRDDYKYLEGTSSFYKIHTIQKTWEHAKKRCALEGATLFYPEDQNEVDVVLAYLQDTQPKFAWVYVGISSKLAKGVFTTVDGVAIRNIYNKWGHGEPNDANGEEDCVILRKDGSYNDEKCSNKFPFICKKTLQSLKWNEECNTPYLDYSYNVDLGRCYKFHLHPLTWRQAVEACDAEQAYLAIVNSQQEADHLVNITASAPKDKVQGGYLRGAVHLGFNYDTTEDDWRTTTGETLEQAGYAEWGNNQPDGGVNMNCGSMFYNGQLNDVSCEVYRFFFICERENIFRSILNNK; via the exons ATGATGACGCTCGGTTGTGAATCTGCATTTTCTCATTCGAATAACACAGTCCGTCGCTCGCGCACGCTCACATTGCCAGCAAACGCACCTGACATGGCACTCGTAAAATACTTATACatcttattgtttataaaatcagtGCTTCAATTCACGT atggaCAACcgcaaattaaacattttagagATGATTACAAATATTTGGAGGGGACGAgcagtttttacaaaatacacaCGATACAAAAGACGTGGGAGCATGCGAAGAAGAGATGCGCTCTAGAAGGTGCGACACTCTTCTATCCTGAAGACCAAAACGAGGTGGATGTGGTCCTCGCCTACTTGCAAGATACACAACCAAAGTTCGCATGGGTGTACGTTGGAATTTCATCGAAACTTGCAAAAGGAGTCTTCACTACTGTAGACG GAGTCGccattagaaatatttacaacaaatgGGGTCACGGGGAACCGAATGATGCTAACGGTGAAGAGGACTGCGTGATATTAAGAAAAGATGGCAGTTACAATGACGAGAAATGCTCCAATAAGTTTCCATTTATTTGCAAAAAGACTCTGCAATCACTGAAATGGAACGAAGAGTGCAACACTCCTTATTTAG ATTACAGTTACAACGTGGATCTGGGAAGATGCTACAAGTTCCACTTGCACCCGTTGACGTGGCGACAGGCGGTGGAGGCATGCGACGCAGAGCAGGCGTACTTAGCCATCGTTAACTCGCAGCAGGAGGCGGACCATCTCGTTAACATCACTGCCAGCGCGCCCAAGGACAAAGTACAAGGCGGGTACTTACGCGGCGCCGTGCATTTGGGCTTCAACTATGACACTACTGAGGATGATTGGAGGACAACGACAG GCGAGACATTGGAGCAGGCGGGGTATGCGGAGTGGGGCAACAACCAGCCTGACGGCGGCGTGAACATGAACTGCGGCTCCATGTTCTACAATGGTCAACTTAATGACGTCAGCTGTGAAGTTTAcagatttttctttatatgtgAAAGAGAAAACATATTTCGCAGTATATTGAATAACAAATAG
- the LOC106720371 gene encoding C-type mannose receptor 2 isoform X1, with the protein MHADYLFILLFLISVLYVDGHQQNNFFRNDYKYIEETRSFYKIHTMYRSWEKAKIKCSLEGASLFYAEDENEVDIVLAHLNNTQPTFGSVYVGISSHLAKGVFKTVDGVAVRDVYNVWGPGEPNDNNGEENCVILRSDGTLNDEKCSNRFPFICKKTLQSLKWNGECNTPYLDYKYNVDLARCYKFHLHPLTWRDAVEACDAELAYLTIINSQQEAAHLVNITASAPKDEVHGSYLRGAVHLGFNYDKIKQDWRTFTGDTLKEAGYAAWGGGQPDGGENERCGSMFYDGSLNDIGCDTHRCFFICEKENETPSLVDDKINEV; encoded by the exons ATGCATGCAGACTATTTGTTtatcttattgtttttaatttccgtCCTTTATGTgg atGGACAtcagcaaaataatttttttcgaaatgaTTACAAGTATATAGAAGAAACGAGAAGCTTCTACAAAATACATACGATGTACAGGTCATGGGagaaagcaaaaataaaatgttcgcTCGAAGGCGCAAGTTTATTCTATGCCGAAGATGAGAATGAAGTAGACATTGTACTTGCTCATTTGAATAACACACAGCCTACTTTCGGATCGGTTTACGTAGGAATATCATCGCATCTTGCTAAAGGAGTATTCAAGACTGTTGACG gGGTTGCAGTTAGAGATGTTTACAACGTGTGGGGTCCTGGTGAACCGAATGATAACAATGGTGAAGAAAACTGCGTTATACTGCGCAGTGATGGAACACTGAATGATGAGAAATGTTCCAATAGGTTTCCgtttatttgtaagaaaactTTGCAGTCCCTGAAATGGAACGGAGAATGCAACACGCCTTATTTAG ATTACAAATATAACGTAGATCTGGCCAGATGTTACAAGTTCCACTTGCACCCGCTGACGTGGAGAGACGCAGTAGAGGCGTGCGATGCTGAGTTGGCGTACCTGACCATCATCAACTCGCAACAAGAGGCGGCCCACCTCGTTAACATCACTGCGAGCGCGCCCAAAGACGAAGTACACGGGTCGTATTTACGAGGCGCTGTGCATTTGGGCTTCAactatgataaaattaaacaggATTGGAGAACATTTACAG gTGATACATTGAAGGAGGCTGGCTACGCGGCGTGGGGTGGCGGCCAGCCCGACGGCGGAGAGAACGAGAGATGTGGCTCAATGTTCTATGATGGATCTCTGAACGACATCGGCTGCGATACTCATAGATGTTTTTTCATAtgtgaaaaagaaaatgaaaccCCAAGTTTGGTTGATGATAAAATCAACGAAGTGTAA